The Salegentibacter mishustinae genome includes a window with the following:
- a CDS encoding ComEA family DNA-binding protein, translated as MKSIKSHFVFNRSQQNGIFLLVIIIIVLQAIYYFLDFSTEDSAESLNPEELESFQAQIDSIKLARAEADSVKIYPFNPNYITDFKAYTLGMSVEEIDRLHKFRDSDNWINSAKDFQKVTGVSDSLLASIAPYFKFPDWVIGAEKKKSKVKTTTPISVSDLNKAETEDLQKVNGIGEVLANRILNYRNKIGGFRSELQLKDIYGLNYETREKLQRHFRVIGKENFGLININQARLLELLEVPYIKYELAREIIDYRQLYEKIESFEELSKIESFPSDKIDRIQLYLSLN; from the coding sequence ATGAAATCGATAAAATCCCATTTTGTGTTCAACAGGAGCCAACAAAATGGGATTTTTCTTTTGGTGATAATTATAATCGTACTCCAGGCGATCTATTATTTTTTAGATTTTTCTACTGAAGACTCAGCTGAAAGTTTAAACCCGGAAGAGTTAGAGTCTTTTCAGGCGCAGATAGATTCTATAAAACTAGCCAGGGCTGAAGCAGACTCTGTAAAGATCTATCCTTTTAATCCAAATTATATAACCGATTTTAAAGCTTATACTTTAGGAATGAGTGTAGAAGAAATTGATAGGCTTCATAAGTTTAGAGATAGTGATAATTGGATTAATTCTGCAAAAGATTTTCAAAAAGTTACGGGTGTTTCAGATTCTTTACTTGCTTCAATTGCTCCTTATTTTAAGTTCCCGGATTGGGTGATTGGGGCTGAGAAGAAAAAAAGCAAAGTAAAAACAACAACTCCAATTTCTGTTTCAGATTTAAATAAAGCTGAAACGGAAGACCTACAAAAAGTAAATGGAATAGGTGAGGTGTTGGCAAATAGAATATTAAATTATCGGAATAAAATTGGTGGTTTCAGAAGTGAATTGCAATTAAAAGATATTTATGGTTTAAACTATGAAACCCGGGAAAAGCTTCAAAGACATTTTCGTGTTATCGGGAAGGAAAATTTTGGCTTAATAAATATTAACCAGGCCAGGCTTTTAGAACTGTTAGAGGTGCCTTATATTAAGTACGAATTAGCTCGTGAAATTATAGATTATCGACAGCTATACGAAAAAATTGAATCTTTTGAGGAATTATCAAAAATAGAAAGTTTTCCTTCAGATAAAATCGATAGAATTCAATTATATTTGAGCTTAAATTGA
- a CDS encoding tyrosine-type recombinase/integrase: MPFSQFIDYLQLEKKYSPNTLTAYKADLESFSEFIFYEFEEKDLSKLHYSQIRNWIISLVDQGVSNRSINRKISSLKAYYRFLQKTGDIEFSPLAKHKALKTASRIQVPFSEAEITKVLEQIDTSDFEGLRDRLIVELFYTTGMRRIELIDIKVQDVNIAGKQLKVLGKRQKERIIPILPGVISNLKVYLKERENILAGQEMPYLFVSQKGIKLYESLVYRIINNYFSKVSGKIKRSPHILRHSFATHLLNQGANLNAVKELLGHSSLAATQVYTHNSISELSRVHQMAHPRNKKVN, encoded by the coding sequence ATGCCCTTTTCCCAGTTTATAGATTACCTTCAATTAGAGAAAAAATATTCTCCCAACACCCTCACTGCTTATAAAGCCGATTTAGAATCTTTTTCAGAATTTATCTTTTATGAATTTGAAGAAAAAGATTTAAGTAAATTACATTATTCTCAGATTAGAAATTGGATAATTAGTCTGGTAGATCAGGGAGTTTCTAACCGAAGCATAAACCGCAAAATTTCTTCCTTAAAAGCGTATTATCGCTTTTTGCAAAAAACAGGTGATATAGAATTCTCGCCATTAGCAAAACACAAAGCTTTAAAAACCGCTTCCAGGATCCAGGTTCCTTTTTCTGAAGCTGAAATAACAAAAGTGTTAGAACAGATTGATACTTCAGATTTTGAAGGATTACGAGATAGGCTAATCGTGGAGCTTTTTTACACCACTGGGATGCGGCGTATAGAGTTAATAGATATTAAAGTCCAGGATGTGAATATTGCCGGGAAGCAGTTAAAGGTTTTGGGTAAAAGACAAAAAGAAAGAATTATTCCAATCCTGCCGGGTGTGATTTCAAACTTGAAGGTTTATTTAAAGGAACGTGAAAATATTTTAGCCGGGCAGGAGATGCCGTATCTATTTGTCTCCCAAAAAGGTATTAAATTATATGAAAGTCTTGTTTATAGAATTATAAATAATTATTTTAGTAAGGTATCTGGCAAAATAAAGAGAAGTCCGCATATCCTGCGGCATTCGTTTGCAACACATTTATTGAACCAGGGCGCTAACCTTAACGCTGTAAAAGAATTGCTTGGGCATTCAAGCCTTGCGGCTACGCAGGTGTATACTCATAATAGCATTTCAGAGCTTAGTAGGGTGCATCAAATGGCGCATCCACGGAATAAAAAGGTCAATTGA
- the hpf gene encoding ribosome hibernation-promoting factor, HPF/YfiA family — translation MKVNVQSVNFNADQKLIDFIQRKLDRLENYYDKVIYADVFLKVQNTSGKDNKITEILLSIPGGDIMVKKTCKKFEECVDECASSLQRQLIKRKEKLSAHV, via the coding sequence ATGAAAGTAAATGTGCAGTCTGTCAACTTCAACGCCGATCAAAAATTAATTGATTTCATCCAACGAAAATTGGATAGGCTTGAGAATTACTATGATAAAGTTATCTATGCTGACGTCTTTCTAAAGGTTCAAAATACCAGTGGAAAAGATAACAAGATTACCGAGATTTTATTGAGCATTCCTGGTGGAGACATTATGGTTAAGAAAACGTGTAAGAAATTTGAAGAATGTGTAGATGAATGTGCTTCATCCTTGCAACGGCAGTTAATTAAGCGTAAGGAAAAATTAAGTGCGCATGTTTAG
- a CDS encoding amino acid carrier protein, which translates to MRKYLLSMFFLFSILAINAQELDVKAKVGNPSNIINNGFIDLEVTGGEPPYQYKWSDPETSLESSRAEGLTEGVPYEVTVTDSQNNSVTRSFEIEAEAITEHFNGTFVPIVEGMTAILFWDPFTAVGIYDPKVYAEQRLVPTPDWSADAEDKFTLKEWRVEEGAHVEEGDLIAIVGSQNSGDLQVMANATGTVDYLVGEGETIWDYQNSADLIETNAHMLAQIQYDEPQILTNPNGTPQKHNIPFIVVWLIFGAAFFTVKMGFINFKGFKHSIELARGKYDEPNAPGSITHFQALATAVSATVGLGNIAGVAVAISLGGAGATFWMIIAGLLGMASKFVECTLGVKYRFINSEGRIFGGPMNYLRYGLEKRNMRGLGKFLAAFFAILGIGASFGGGNMFQANQSFEILSGQFTFLIGNGFWFGVGVAVLVGIVIIGGIQSIAKVTGKVVPFMAAVYVLGALTVIFINIENVVPAFGAIYDGAFNATALKGGFIGVLIVGFQRAAFSNEAGVGSAAIAHSAAKTNHPPSEGFVALLEPFIDTVVVCTLTALVLIFTGMHEVEGVGGVQLTSDAFASVVSWFPYVLAMAVFLFAFSTMISWSYYGMRSWTYLFGKSKKTELAYKILFLVFVVVGASISLGAVLDFSDMMILAMSFPNIIGLYIMSSEVRRDLNEYSRKLKAGELFKKQREAKAS; encoded by the coding sequence ATGAGAAAGTATCTACTTTCAATGTTCTTTTTGTTTTCAATTTTGGCGATTAATGCACAAGAACTGGATGTGAAGGCCAAAGTTGGCAATCCTTCAAATATTATTAACAACGGGTTTATAGACCTTGAAGTAACAGGAGGTGAACCTCCCTATCAATACAAGTGGTCAGACCCCGAAACTTCGCTAGAGTCTTCGCGGGCCGAAGGTTTAACTGAAGGTGTGCCTTACGAAGTTACTGTAACCGACAGCCAAAACAACTCTGTTACCAGAAGTTTTGAAATAGAAGCTGAAGCCATTACTGAACATTTCAATGGTACTTTTGTTCCAATTGTAGAGGGAATGACGGCTATTCTTTTCTGGGATCCATTTACTGCTGTAGGAATCTACGATCCAAAGGTGTATGCGGAACAAAGGTTAGTTCCTACTCCAGATTGGAGCGCCGATGCAGAAGATAAATTTACTTTAAAAGAATGGAGAGTAGAAGAAGGAGCTCACGTAGAAGAAGGTGACCTTATTGCTATCGTTGGCTCTCAAAATAGTGGTGATCTGCAAGTTATGGCTAATGCTACCGGAACAGTAGATTATCTGGTAGGAGAAGGAGAAACGATTTGGGATTATCAAAATAGTGCCGACCTTATTGAAACCAATGCCCATATGTTGGCTCAAATTCAATATGATGAACCTCAGATTTTAACAAATCCTAACGGAACTCCACAAAAACATAATATTCCTTTTATTGTAGTTTGGTTAATCTTTGGAGCAGCATTCTTTACCGTAAAGATGGGTTTCATCAACTTTAAAGGATTTAAACATTCTATAGAACTTGCTAGAGGGAAATATGACGAGCCTAACGCGCCAGGTAGTATTACCCACTTTCAGGCGCTGGCTACCGCAGTTTCTGCTACCGTAGGTCTTGGTAATATTGCCGGTGTAGCTGTTGCAATTTCCCTTGGTGGTGCAGGAGCAACTTTCTGGATGATTATTGCCGGTTTACTTGGTATGGCATCAAAATTTGTAGAATGTACACTTGGTGTAAAATATCGTTTTATAAACTCTGAAGGAAGAATCTTTGGAGGACCAATGAATTATTTGCGCTACGGACTTGAAAAAAGAAATATGCGTGGTTTAGGTAAATTCCTTGCTGCCTTTTTCGCGATTTTAGGTATTGGTGCCTCTTTTGGTGGTGGAAATATGTTCCAGGCCAATCAGTCTTTTGAAATCCTTTCCGGACAGTTTACTTTCTTAATCGGTAATGGTTTCTGGTTTGGAGTTGGAGTAGCAGTGCTCGTTGGTATTGTTATTATTGGAGGTATTCAAAGTATCGCTAAAGTTACCGGTAAAGTGGTGCCATTTATGGCTGCAGTTTACGTTCTTGGTGCTTTAACGGTGATATTTATAAACATAGAAAATGTTGTTCCGGCATTTGGAGCTATATACGATGGTGCATTTAACGCCACAGCATTGAAAGGTGGATTTATAGGAGTGCTAATTGTTGGTTTTCAACGTGCAGCTTTCTCTAACGAAGCAGGTGTGGGATCGGCAGCGATCGCCCACTCGGCAGCAAAAACAAATCATCCGCCATCTGAAGGTTTTGTAGCTTTATTAGAACCTTTTATTGATACCGTAGTGGTTTGTACTTTAACCGCTTTAGTATTGATCTTTACTGGGATGCACGAAGTTGAAGGAGTAGGTGGGGTTCAATTAACCTCAGATGCTTTTGCGAGTGTAGTTTCCTGGTTCCCATATGTGTTGGCAATGGCGGTTTTCTTATTTGCATTTTCAACAATGATCTCCTGGTCTTATTACGGGATGCGTTCCTGGACTTACCTGTTCGGAAAAAGTAAAAAAACAGAATTAGCATATAAAATATTATTCCTTGTGTTTGTTGTAGTAGGAGCTTCCATTAGTTTAGGAGCCGTATTAGACTTCTCTGATATGATGATCCTGGCAATGTCCTTCCCGAACATAATAGGACTTTATATTATGTCTAGTGAAGTTAGAAGAGATCTTAATGAATATTCCAGAAAGCTAAAAGCAGGAGAATTATTCAAGAAACAACGAGAGGCAAAAGCCAGCTAA
- a CDS encoding SGNH/GDSL hydrolase family protein produces the protein MKNLYLLLFAALLIGCSSSNSVNTNTESGTDNPSGMNYSYLALGDSYTIGESVPESKRWPVQLVARLNENGYKVAPPKIIAKTGWTTGNLLNAMRSELNYTRKFDLVSILIGVNNQYQGKSIEDYEEELREIFKLALNHSKRREKGVFALSIPDYGVTPFGQENAETIGAEIDEFNSVFKKVAAEFNVDFYNITPISREAERDADLIAEDGLHPSGLMYRYWVDEIIDEIPQMLPQ, from the coding sequence ATGAAAAATTTATACTTGCTACTTTTCGCAGCTTTATTAATTGGTTGTAGTTCGTCAAATTCAGTAAATACCAACACAGAATCTGGTACAGATAATCCTTCAGGTATGAATTACAGTTATCTCGCGCTGGGAGATTCTTATACTATTGGAGAAAGTGTTCCTGAAAGCAAACGCTGGCCGGTACAGCTGGTAGCACGTCTAAATGAAAATGGCTATAAAGTTGCACCGCCTAAGATTATAGCTAAAACGGGCTGGACTACCGGAAATCTTTTAAACGCCATGCGATCTGAACTTAATTATACCAGGAAGTTTGACTTGGTTTCTATTTTAATTGGTGTGAATAATCAATACCAGGGAAAGAGCATTGAAGATTACGAAGAGGAATTGCGTGAGATCTTTAAATTGGCGCTTAATCATTCTAAAAGAAGAGAAAAAGGGGTTTTTGCTTTAAGTATTCCAGACTATGGGGTGACGCCTTTTGGACAGGAAAATGCCGAAACTATTGGAGCTGAAATCGATGAATTTAATTCTGTTTTTAAGAAAGTGGCTGCAGAATTTAATGTCGATTTTTATAACATTACTCCAATTTCTCGTGAAGCCGAACGCGATGCCGATCTTATTGCTGAAGATGGGTTGCATCCTAGCGGCCTGATGTACCGTTATTGGGTAGATGAAATTATAGATGAAATCCCCCAAATGCTACCGCAGTAA
- a CDS encoding amino acid carrier protein, whose amino-acid sequence MRNLWLFTSIFLMLTAITNAQVDENTEFQIEVDLTNPSREINDGVAEVKVQGGKKPYQYKWSNQSTALDARKSTGLIEGMEHSVKVTDANNNSISKSFTIPAESITEIFNSNVQPAVDFLGGILFWDPFASVGLFDPVVYTPSKQIPIPEWDATSDNSYTLKEWLVDKKAEVDEGDKIAILETNTGEEIDVYSPVKGKLNYLIKEGHVIFDPNSTSDVVEQDAHVFAEVIYDEPQPLLHPNGDVKKNAIPFIVMWLIIGSIFFTFRLGFINIRGFKHSIDLARGKYDDPNAPGTITHFQAMATAVSATVGLGNIAGVAVAISLGGAGATFWMFLAGFFAMSLKFVECTLGVKYRFINDEGRIFGGPMNYLRYGLEKRNMRGLGKFLASFFAVLGVGASFGGGNMLQSNQAFKIVSEQLPFLEGYGFWFGVGFAILVGVVIIGGINSIAKVTGKVVPFMAMVYIVGCAIVIGTHIENIGGAFSAIFNGALSADALKGGFIGVLIIGLQRAAFSSEAGVGSAAIAHSASKTNNPIADGFTSLVEPFIDTMVVCTMTALVLIFTGMHEVNGLGGVELTSDAFGSVISWFPAVLAFAVFLFAFSTMVSWSYYGMRSWTYLFGKSLKSEMVYKVMFLLFVVLGATTSLGAVLSFSDMMILAMSFPNIIGLYIMSSEVRNDMKIYLDRLKAGEVYISKKFRKAA is encoded by the coding sequence ATGAGGAATTTATGGCTTTTTACGAGTATATTTCTAATGCTAACAGCCATTACAAATGCACAGGTAGATGAAAATACAGAATTTCAAATAGAAGTAGATCTTACAAATCCTTCTCGTGAAATTAACGATGGTGTTGCCGAAGTAAAAGTGCAGGGAGGTAAAAAGCCTTATCAATACAAATGGAGTAATCAATCTACTGCTTTAGATGCCCGGAAGTCTACCGGGTTGATAGAGGGAATGGAGCACTCTGTTAAAGTTACCGATGCTAATAATAATTCCATCTCTAAGTCCTTTACGATTCCAGCAGAATCTATTACCGAAATTTTTAATAGTAATGTCCAGCCTGCCGTAGATTTTCTAGGCGGAATTTTATTTTGGGACCCCTTTGCTTCAGTGGGATTATTTGATCCTGTAGTATATACACCCAGTAAACAAATTCCTATCCCTGAATGGGATGCAACCAGTGATAATTCCTATACTTTAAAAGAATGGCTAGTCGATAAAAAGGCAGAGGTTGATGAAGGCGACAAGATTGCTATCCTGGAAACCAATACAGGAGAAGAGATTGATGTTTACTCTCCGGTAAAAGGAAAATTGAATTACCTCATAAAGGAAGGCCATGTAATTTTTGATCCCAATAGTACCAGTGATGTGGTAGAGCAGGATGCTCATGTTTTTGCTGAAGTAATTTATGATGAGCCACAACCATTATTACACCCTAACGGAGATGTAAAAAAGAATGCGATCCCTTTTATTGTAATGTGGCTAATTATTGGGAGTATCTTTTTTACCTTCAGACTTGGTTTTATAAATATTCGCGGATTCAAACATTCAATAGATCTTGCCAGAGGAAAATATGACGATCCAAATGCGCCGGGAACCATTACGCATTTCCAGGCTATGGCCACGGCGGTTTCTGCAACAGTAGGTTTGGGTAATATTGCCGGTGTTGCGGTGGCTATTTCCCTTGGAGGAGCCGGTGCAACTTTTTGGATGTTTTTAGCAGGTTTCTTCGCTATGTCCCTGAAGTTTGTGGAATGTACACTTGGAGTAAAATACCGCTTTATAAATGACGAGGGAAGAATTTTTGGTGGCCCAATGAATTATTTGCGCTATGGCCTGGAAAAAAGAAATATGAGAGGGCTGGGGAAATTCCTGGCTTCTTTTTTCGCAGTGTTGGGAGTAGGAGCTTCTTTTGGTGGTGGTAATATGCTGCAATCCAATCAGGCCTTTAAGATTGTTTCTGAACAACTACCTTTTCTAGAAGGTTACGGATTTTGGTTCGGAGTTGGTTTTGCTATCCTTGTGGGAGTAGTAATTATTGGGGGTATTAATAGTATTGCTAAGGTTACAGGCAAAGTAGTTCCTTTTATGGCAATGGTTTATATTGTGGGGTGTGCTATTGTAATTGGTACTCATATAGAGAATATAGGTGGAGCATTTTCTGCAATTTTTAATGGTGCACTCTCTGCCGATGCTCTAAAAGGAGGATTTATTGGGGTGTTAATTATTGGACTACAACGTGCCGCTTTCTCCAGTGAGGCCGGGGTGGGTTCTGCTGCTATTGCCCACAGTGCTTCTAAAACTAATAATCCTATAGCCGATGGTTTTACATCTTTAGTAGAACCTTTTATTGATACCATGGTAGTGTGTACCATGACTGCTTTGGTTCTTATTTTTACAGGTATGCACGAAGTAAACGGACTTGGAGGGGTAGAGCTTACCTCAGATGCATTTGGTAGTGTAATTTCCTGGTTCCCGGCAGTTCTCGCTTTCGCCGTATTTTTATTCGCCTTTTCTACTATGGTTTCCTGGTCTTATTATGGAATGAGATCCTGGACCTATTTATTTGGGAAGAGTTTAAAATCAGAAATGGTTTATAAAGTGATGTTCTTATTGTTCGTAGTTCTTGGAGCAACAACAAGTTTGGGGGCAGTTTTGAGCTTTTCAGATATGATGATTTTAGCTATGTCCTTTCCTAATATTATAGGTTTGTATATCATGTCTTCTGAAGTAAGAAACGATATGAAAATTTACCTGGATAGACTTAAGGCCGGGGAAGTTTATATTAGTAAAAAATTCAGAAAGGCAGCTTAA
- a CDS encoding PspC family transcriptional regulator yields the protein MTKMVHNIRYYFERRGFYVSSRVADKLGMRAKSVRLFFIYASFFTLGSWFVVYLVLAFWLKLKDLVYTKRTSVFDL from the coding sequence ATGACAAAAATGGTGCATAATATTAGATATTATTTTGAAAGACGCGGCTTTTATGTGTCTTCGCGTGTAGCCGATAAATTAGGGATGCGCGCTAAAAGCGTACGTTTGTTTTTTATTTATGCTTCATTTTTTACGCTGGGTTCCTGGTTTGTGGTTTATTTAGTTTTGGCCTTTTGGTTAAAGCTTAAGGACTTAGTGTATACTAAAAGAACTTCAGTTTTTGATTTATAA
- a CDS encoding acyl-CoA dehydrogenase family protein, whose protein sequence is MNTMYFTEEHELFRKSFQDFLQKEVVPHIDKWEKSGTIERFIWKKFGEMGYFGLNQPEEYGGMDLDIFYTVIFLEELQKINSGGFAAAMWAHAYLAMTHVNKEGDDAIKKKYLTPSIEGEKIGCLCITEPFGGSDVAGMRSTAIKKGDKYILNGSKTFITNGVYSDYLVIAAKTDPDKGNKGMSIFIVDRDTAGISASKLDKLGWRASDTAELAFDDVEIPAENLMGEEGKGFSYIMQHFALERLIMGINAHARAEYALDYTLGYMAEREAFGTTIDKFQALRHSVADMASEVEMNKEFNYSIAKRLNDGQYVVKEASMSKLLSTKMADKVIYDCLQLLGGYGYMEDYPLARMFRDSRLGPIGGGTSEILREIIAKMVIDKKEYKPAAK, encoded by the coding sequence ATGAATACAATGTATTTTACCGAGGAACACGAACTTTTTAGAAAAAGTTTTCAGGACTTTTTGCAAAAAGAAGTGGTTCCGCATATTGATAAATGGGAGAAATCTGGAACTATAGAGCGTTTTATTTGGAAAAAATTTGGTGAGATGGGCTATTTTGGCCTTAATCAACCGGAAGAATATGGCGGGATGGATCTTGATATTTTCTATACCGTAATCTTTTTGGAAGAACTTCAAAAGATAAACAGCGGTGGTTTCGCAGCTGCTATGTGGGCTCACGCCTATTTAGCAATGACGCACGTAAACAAAGAAGGAGACGATGCGATCAAGAAAAAGTACCTAACGCCCAGTATTGAAGGCGAAAAAATTGGTTGTCTTTGTATTACCGAACCTTTTGGTGGCTCTGATGTTGCGGGAATGCGTAGTACCGCGATCAAAAAAGGAGATAAATATATTCTTAACGGTTCCAAGACCTTTATTACAAATGGGGTTTATTCAGATTATTTGGTAATTGCTGCCAAAACTGATCCTGACAAAGGAAATAAAGGAATGAGTATTTTTATTGTAGACAGGGATACTGCCGGAATTTCTGCTTCAAAACTAGATAAATTGGGCTGGAGAGCTTCAGATACGGCTGAACTTGCTTTTGATGATGTTGAAATTCCTGCTGAAAATCTTATGGGAGAAGAGGGGAAAGGCTTCTCTTATATTATGCAGCATTTTGCTTTAGAGCGCCTTATTATGGGAATCAACGCTCACGCTCGTGCTGAATACGCACTGGATTATACCTTAGGTTATATGGCCGAAAGAGAAGCTTTTGGTACCACCATAGATAAATTCCAGGCTTTAAGACATTCGGTAGCCGATATGGCCAGCGAAGTGGAAATGAATAAGGAATTTAATTATTCTATTGCTAAGCGACTTAATGATGGGCAATATGTGGTGAAAGAAGCCAGTATGTCTAAGCTACTTTCTACTAAAATGGCCGATAAGGTTATTTACGACTGCCTGCAATTATTAGGTGGTTATGGGTATATGGAAGATTATCCTTTAGCGAGAATGTTTAGAGATAGCCGCTTAGGGCCTATTGGAGGAGGAACTTCAGAGATACTTAGGGAAATCATAGCCAAGATGGTGATCGATAAAAAAGAGTATAAGCCAGCGGCAAAATAG
- a CDS encoding DUF2851 family protein: MREDFLHYLWKYKKFDFTNAETTQGEKVLLIDSGTHNFNSGPDFFNARLKIGEQVWAGNVELHTKASDWYFHQHEKDKNYDNVILHVVWEDDVEVRRHNKTSIPSLSLKNLVDRDLITGYQKLFAFSQSWINCEKSFKYIDYFTLRHWQERLYLERLEEKSILIQDLLLKSENNWEAVLFQMLAKNFGLNLNGDAFLSMAQSLDFSVVQKAAQHSLQIEALLFGQCGLLDRQFNIPYFNQLKKEYAYLSHKYKLTNSGVIRPKYFRLRPDNFPNIRLSQLASLYFKHKNLFSELVASKSLKAIYSILDIGTSSFWNSHYTFPKKHKERKKVLSDAFKDLVLINTIIPLRFCYSRAIGNDEVEELLSLIEQIPAENNKIVQNFKKLREGCVETSLQSQAMVQLKKIYCEANKCLDCAIGVKLLQGKA; encoded by the coding sequence ATGCGGGAAGACTTTTTACATTATCTCTGGAAATACAAGAAATTCGATTTCACCAATGCTGAAACAACGCAGGGAGAAAAAGTACTTCTTATAGACAGCGGTACTCATAATTTTAATTCTGGCCCCGATTTTTTTAATGCCCGATTAAAAATAGGAGAGCAGGTGTGGGCGGGAAATGTGGAGTTACACACCAAAGCTTCAGATTGGTATTTTCATCAGCACGAAAAAGATAAGAATTACGATAATGTAATTCTACATGTAGTTTGGGAAGATGATGTAGAAGTAAGGCGGCATAATAAAACTTCGATTCCTTCTTTAAGTTTAAAAAACCTTGTAGATAGAGACTTGATTACTGGCTATCAAAAGCTTTTTGCTTTTTCACAAAGCTGGATTAATTGTGAGAAAAGTTTTAAATATATAGACTATTTCACCCTACGGCACTGGCAGGAACGCCTTTACCTGGAACGTTTGGAAGAGAAATCTATTCTTATTCAGGATTTACTGCTAAAATCTGAAAATAATTGGGAGGCGGTTTTATTCCAGATGTTAGCTAAAAACTTTGGGCTCAACCTTAATGGAGATGCATTTCTAAGTATGGCTCAAAGTTTAGATTTCTCGGTTGTACAAAAAGCTGCTCAGCATAGTCTTCAAATAGAAGCTTTGCTTTTTGGGCAGTGTGGTTTGCTGGACAGGCAGTTCAATATCCCTTATTTTAATCAGCTTAAAAAGGAGTATGCTTATTTAAGTCACAAATATAAACTAACTAATTCCGGAGTAATTCGGCCTAAATATTTTAGACTTCGCCCAGATAATTTTCCCAACATCAGGTTGTCTCAGTTAGCTTCTCTTTATTTTAAGCATAAAAATTTATTTTCGGAATTAGTGGCTTCAAAATCTTTAAAAGCGATTTATTCTATTTTGGATATAGGAACTTCATCATTCTGGAATTCACATTATACCTTTCCGAAGAAACACAAAGAGAGAAAGAAGGTTTTAAGTGATGCTTTTAAAGACCTGGTGCTTATCAATACTATTATTCCGCTGCGTTTTTGTTATTCCCGAGCAATTGGAAATGATGAAGTGGAGGAGTTGCTTTCTTTAATAGAACAAATTCCTGCTGAGAATAATAAGATCGTTCAAAATTTTAAAAAGCTTCGAGAAGGCTGTGTGGAGACTTCCCTGCAATCCCAGGCAATGGTGCAATTAAAAAAGATATATTGTGAAGCTAATAAATGCCTGGATTGTGCTATTGGTGTAAAATTGCTGCAAGGAAAAGCTTAA
- the rpsU gene encoding 30S ribosomal protein S21 — MLIIPVKDGENIDRALKRFKRKFDKTGTMRQLRSRQHFTKPSVAKRAQVQKAEYIQHLRDQEDI; from the coding sequence ATGTTAATAATACCAGTAAAAGACGGAGAAAATATTGATAGAGCGCTGAAGCGTTTTAAGAGAAAATTCGATAAAACCGGAACAATGCGCCAGCTGAGAAGCCGCCAGCATTTCACGAAACCTTCTGTTGCGAAGAGAGCTCAGGTTCAAAAAGCCGAGTACATTCAGCATTTGAGAGATCAGGAAGATATCTAG